A stretch of the Massilia varians genome encodes the following:
- a CDS encoding LysR family transcriptional regulator, translating to MKPSYAKLQSKLGLQDLETILALHRGRTLAGAAERLKVDASTVFRAIKRIEADVGELLFDRGRQGYTATELGRVLASHAERIETQLEEAREAAFHQATAPSGVLRITLTDTLLHTVLLPVLARFAERYPDIRLELASTNVLVNLSQREADIAIRATNAPPEHLVGIRLGTLRSAVYGGAGYLAGQPQGRHYSEMDWIALDDSLPDHPSQHWRRARHPRAVPRHKVGNLLAVAGAVVNGLGVGVVPLAVMRDHPEVTVLDGPLPELDTGLWLLAHPDTRYLGRMKAMFDFLRSAIDLPE from the coding sequence ATGAAACCATCGTATGCAAAGCTGCAATCGAAGCTCGGCCTCCAGGACCTGGAAACCATCCTGGCCCTGCACCGCGGCCGCACTCTGGCCGGCGCCGCCGAGCGGCTGAAGGTGGACGCGTCCACCGTGTTCCGCGCCATCAAGCGCATCGAGGCGGATGTCGGCGAGCTGCTGTTCGACCGCGGCCGGCAAGGCTATACGGCGACGGAGCTCGGGCGCGTGCTGGCCAGCCATGCGGAACGGATCGAAACCCAGCTCGAGGAGGCGCGCGAAGCGGCCTTCCACCAGGCCACGGCGCCCTCCGGCGTGCTGCGCATCACCCTGACCGACACCCTGCTGCATACCGTGCTGCTGCCGGTGCTGGCGCGTTTTGCCGAGCGCTACCCGGACATCCGGCTCGAACTGGCCAGCACCAACGTGCTCGTCAACCTGAGCCAGCGCGAAGCCGACATCGCGATTCGCGCCACCAACGCACCGCCCGAGCATCTGGTCGGCATCCGCCTGGGCACGCTGCGTTCGGCCGTGTATGGCGGCGCCGGCTACCTGGCGGGGCAGCCGCAAGGCCGGCACTACAGCGAGATGGACTGGATCGCGCTGGACGACAGCCTGCCCGACCACCCGTCCCAGCACTGGCGCCGCGCGCGCCATCCCCGGGCCGTGCCGCGCCACAAGGTCGGCAACCTGCTGGCCGTTGCCGGCGCCGTCGTCAACGGCTTGGGCGTCGGCGTGGTGCCGCTGGCGGTGATGCGCGATCATCCAGAGGTCACTGTGCTGGACGGGCCGCTGCCGGAACTGGATACCGGCCTGTGGCTGCTGGCCCATCCGGACACCCGCTACCTGGGGCGGATGAAGGCCATGTTCGATTTCCTGCGCAGCGCCATCGACCTGCCCGAATAA
- a CDS encoding FG-GAP-like repeat-containing protein has translation MADYRGTDANDSIDQDKLGIPAGSNIFGGKGDDTIVLSSGTAVGEQGNDTITALQPWAGVAYWGSPAGIKVNLATGIAQDGYGTVDTLINVRTIQDSGHSDEITGSGANEEFWLSGGSDRVSGGGGQDTVKYWEVKPSEIKISYTRATDTFTVIKQAPYKTGTDTLQGVNSIQLLGPDGTYAQYTRDMFDDSTGFLRQQATVASFEMQHVNQLRTGDFNGDGIGDLLVTRTRGDMGETAVPLQILVGDGKGGFTDKTASLFKGGIPNVNYVPRIFAGDFNKDGITDIFTPDFGLDKPPFPGGQNSLFLSNKATGLLENASATLPQGLKQNHGTALGDINRDGHLDILVNALHDTTGNGNQILINDGAGRFTPTQSLLPASLRPAGYDPGNTWSMLRDLNGDGWDDIVLGTWKPNPNPSLVLLNDGKGSFANSTPLALPRPGGFSETVIGIETIDLNGDALPDLMLSLTNDGSHDEFYKLPYLQLLVNEGNGRFRDETSLRLPQSQTPGKETSWYLSATAIDFNGDGFQDILVDGMNASSSHVLVNDGTGKFTLGWNGTPNQHVVSMDINGDGKPDLVEATAAGFSVLMNTAPDRIGSSHVYRFGDNGGKVVGGAASETIHNGRGADSADGGAGLDKMVYGGKRADYSVKKTADGFSVSSGGITDTLVNIERLVFGDAAVALDIEGTGGQAYRVYQAAFARTPDLAGLGYWMNAMDLGTTLKSVAEGFVASKEFKDLYGAAPSNLEIVSRFYQNVLQRPGEKAGIDWWTGLLDSKTLTVADVLVGFSESAENKAALVGVTADGFAYTPYG, from the coding sequence ATGGCAGACTATCGCGGCACCGACGCCAACGACTCCATTGACCAGGACAAGCTCGGGATTCCGGCCGGCTCCAATATTTTCGGCGGCAAGGGCGACGATACCATCGTCCTTTCCAGCGGCACCGCGGTCGGCGAGCAGGGCAACGACACCATCACCGCCCTGCAGCCCTGGGCAGGGGTCGCCTACTGGGGGTCACCGGCCGGCATCAAGGTCAACCTGGCGACCGGCATCGCCCAGGACGGCTACGGCACGGTCGACACCCTGATCAACGTCCGCACGATCCAGGATTCCGGCCACAGCGACGAGATCACCGGCAGCGGCGCCAACGAAGAGTTCTGGCTCAGCGGCGGTTCCGACCGCGTGAGCGGCGGCGGCGGGCAAGACACCGTCAAATACTGGGAAGTCAAGCCGTCCGAGATCAAGATCAGCTACACGCGCGCGACCGATACCTTCACGGTGATCAAGCAAGCGCCCTACAAGACCGGCACCGACACGCTGCAGGGTGTCAACAGCATCCAGCTGCTGGGCCCGGACGGCACCTATGCGCAGTACACACGCGACATGTTCGACGACAGCACCGGCTTCCTGCGCCAGCAGGCCACCGTGGCGTCCTTCGAGATGCAGCACGTGAACCAGCTGCGCACCGGCGACTTCAATGGCGACGGCATCGGCGACCTGCTAGTGACCCGTACCCGGGGCGACATGGGCGAAACCGCCGTTCCGCTGCAAATCCTGGTCGGCGACGGCAAGGGCGGATTCACCGACAAGACCGCCAGCCTGTTCAAGGGTGGCATTCCCAACGTGAACTACGTGCCGCGCATCTTCGCGGGCGACTTCAACAAGGACGGCATCACCGACATCTTCACGCCCGATTTCGGCCTCGACAAGCCGCCCTTCCCGGGTGGACAGAATTCGCTGTTCCTGTCGAACAAGGCGACCGGCCTGCTGGAAAACGCCAGCGCCACCCTGCCGCAGGGACTGAAGCAGAACCATGGCACCGCACTCGGCGACATCAACCGCGACGGCCATCTCGACATCCTGGTCAACGCGCTGCACGACACTACCGGCAACGGGAACCAGATCCTGATCAACGACGGCGCGGGACGCTTTACCCCGACCCAGTCGCTGCTCCCGGCCAGCCTGCGGCCCGCCGGCTATGACCCGGGCAACACCTGGTCCATGCTGCGCGACCTGAACGGCGACGGCTGGGACGACATCGTGCTCGGCACCTGGAAACCCAACCCCAATCCGAGCCTCGTCCTGCTCAACGACGGCAAGGGCAGCTTCGCCAACAGCACGCCGCTGGCCCTGCCGCGGCCGGGCGGCTTCAGCGAAACCGTGATCGGCATCGAAACCATCGACCTGAACGGCGACGCCCTGCCGGACCTGATGCTCAGCCTGACCAACGACGGCAGCCACGACGAGTTCTACAAGCTGCCCTACCTGCAGCTGCTCGTCAACGAAGGCAACGGCCGCTTCCGCGACGAGACCAGCCTGCGCCTGCCGCAGTCGCAGACCCCCGGCAAGGAGACTTCCTGGTACCTGTCCGCCACCGCGATCGACTTCAACGGCGACGGCTTCCAGGACATTCTTGTGGACGGCATGAATGCGTCCTCCTCGCACGTCCTCGTCAATGACGGCACCGGCAAGTTCACGCTCGGCTGGAACGGCACGCCGAACCAGCACGTGGTATCGATGGACATCAATGGGGACGGCAAGCCCGACCTGGTGGAAGCTACCGCCGCCGGCTTCTCGGTGCTCATGAACACCGCGCCGGACCGCATCGGTTCCAGCCACGTCTACCGCTTCGGCGACAACGGCGGCAAGGTGGTGGGCGGCGCCGCCAGCGAAACCATCCACAACGGCCGGGGCGCCGACAGCGCCGACGGCGGCGCCGGACTGGACAAGATGGTGTATGGCGGCAAGCGCGCCGACTACAGCGTCAAGAAAACGGCCGACGGTTTCAGCGTCAGCAGCGGCGGCATCACCGACACGCTCGTCAACATCGAACGCCTGGTGTTCGGCGACGCCGCCGTGGCCCTCGACATCGAAGGCACCGGCGGGCAGGCTTACCGCGTCTACCAGGCGGCGTTCGCACGCACGCCGGACCTGGCCGGCCTGGGCTACTGGATGAACGCGATGGACCTCGGCACTACGCTCAAGAGCGTCGCCGAAGGCTTCGTCGCCTCGAAGGAGTTCAAGGACCTGTACGGCGCCGCGCCGTCCAACCTCGAGATCGTCTCACGCTTTTACCAGAACGTGCTGCAGCGCCCGGGCGAGAAGGCCGGCATCGACTGGTGGACCGGCCTACTGGACTCGAAGACCTTGACGGTGGCCGACGTGCTGGTGGGCTTCAGCGAAAGCGCCGAGAACAAGGCGGCGCTGGTGGGAGTGACCGCGGACGGCTTCGCCTACACACCGTACGGCTGA
- a CDS encoding 2'-5' RNA ligase family protein, with protein MKDDFPSPDLHAWYDAMWARAHGAIAAGDIERDERVLAGPDPRRGLTLVARPGAALTKRFDALLERLAQAEPGQYRHPPADLHLTVLSLFTVTEDPGAQLARLDAYRAAVHAALKGIEAFEIAFAGITLSRGAVMACGYPRGPALETLRERLRIQLRARGLDASLDQRYRLVTAHATLFRFAAPLRQPARFAALLEELRHAPLGSMRVDQLELVINDWYMSSGSLQRVELLRLPGRPERAAQPYGV; from the coding sequence ATGAAAGACGATTTCCCTTCGCCTGATCTGCACGCCTGGTACGACGCCATGTGGGCGCGCGCCCATGGCGCGATCGCCGCCGGCGACATCGAACGCGACGAACGGGTGCTGGCCGGGCCCGATCCCCGCCGCGGCCTAACCCTGGTCGCGCGTCCCGGGGCGGCGCTCACCAAGCGCTTCGACGCGCTGCTCGAGCGCCTGGCGCAGGCCGAGCCGGGGCAGTACCGCCATCCGCCGGCCGACCTGCACCTCACCGTCCTGTCCCTGTTCACCGTTACCGAGGATCCTGGCGCCCAGCTGGCGCGGCTGGACGCCTATCGCGCCGCCGTGCATGCGGCGCTGAAAGGCATCGAGGCATTCGAGATCGCATTCGCCGGCATCACGCTGTCGCGCGGCGCCGTCATGGCCTGCGGCTATCCGCGCGGCCCGGCGCTGGAGACCCTGCGCGAGCGCCTGCGCATCCAGTTGCGGGCGCGCGGCCTGGATGCCTCGCTGGACCAGCGCTACCGGCTGGTGACTGCGCATGCGACCTTGTTCCGCTTTGCCGCGCCCTTGCGGCAGCCGGCGCGCTTCGCGGCGCTGCTCGAGGAGCTGCGCCATGCACCGCTCGGCAGCATGCGCGTGGACCAGCTGGAGCTGGTGATCAACGACTGGTACATGTCGAGCGGCTCGCTGCAGCGGGTGGAGCTGCTGCGCCTGCCGGGCCGACCGGAGCGCGCTGCTCAGCCGTACGGTGTGTAG
- a CDS encoding glucokinase has protein sequence MGSQQEAGTFAEKSARTAFADGPRLLADIGATHARFALQTAPGVFSAVRVLLCEDFDGIVSLLRYYLKDHADLRLHHAALAVANPISGDSVRMTNRDWEFSTDAVRRELGLTTLLIVNDFTALAMAIPGLTRADLMQVGQGAPAPNAVIGVLGPGTGLGVSGVIPTADGFVTLGSEGGHVNFAPGDEREFAILQTAWKEWPHVSNERLISGPGMEIIHRALAARNGVAAPPRKAAEIVNSALDEREPLCLETLECFCGMLGAAAANLAVTLGAFGGIFIGGGIVPRMGEWFAGSPFRARFEAKGRFSSYLADIPTYVITTPHPALHGVATILAEHLRGRSGANTLMERVQQLRHSLSPAEQRVASLVLEQPRLVLNEPIAEIARLADVSQPTVIRFCRSLGFQGLADFKLKFASSLTGSIPVRHSQVRISDSTHDLSAKVIDNTVSAILRFRDQLDVRALDRAIELVSRARRVEFFAMGNSRAVALDGQHKFFRFRIPTSLYGDSHLFQLAAELLQPGDVVIAVSNSGSIAELLGAVDTARAAGADVIAISNSQSPLARKATVCLAVDHAEDSTSFLSMISRILQLLLIDILAVGISVDGQHGEAQGDDPRRLLISHLDS, from the coding sequence ATGGGCAGCCAGCAGGAGGCTGGAACGTTCGCGGAAAAATCGGCACGCACCGCCTTCGCCGACGGGCCGCGCCTGCTGGCCGACATCGGCGCGACGCATGCGCGCTTCGCGCTGCAGACCGCGCCCGGCGTGTTCAGCGCCGTGCGGGTGCTGCTGTGCGAGGACTTCGACGGCATCGTCTCGCTGCTGCGCTACTACCTGAAGGACCACGCCGACCTGCGTTTGCATCATGCGGCGCTGGCGGTGGCCAACCCGATCAGCGGCGATTCAGTCCGCATGACCAACCGCGATTGGGAGTTCTCGACCGACGCGGTGCGGCGCGAGCTGGGCTTGACCACGCTCCTGATCGTCAACGACTTCACTGCGCTGGCGATGGCGATTCCCGGCCTGACCCGCGCCGACCTGATGCAGGTGGGGCAGGGCGCGCCGGCGCCGAACGCCGTGATCGGCGTGCTGGGACCGGGCACCGGCCTGGGCGTGTCGGGCGTGATCCCGACCGCCGACGGCTTCGTCACTCTCGGCAGCGAGGGCGGCCACGTCAACTTCGCCCCCGGCGACGAGCGCGAGTTCGCCATCCTGCAGACCGCCTGGAAGGAGTGGCCGCACGTCTCGAACGAGCGCCTGATCTCGGGGCCGGGCATGGAAATCATCCACCGCGCGCTGGCCGCGCGCAACGGCGTCGCGGCCCCGCCGCGCAAGGCGGCCGAGATCGTCAACAGCGCGCTGGACGAACGCGAGCCGCTGTGCCTCGAAACCCTCGAATGCTTCTGCGGCATGCTGGGCGCGGCCGCCGCCAACCTGGCGGTGACGCTGGGCGCCTTCGGCGGCATCTTCATCGGCGGCGGCATCGTGCCGCGCATGGGCGAATGGTTCGCCGGCTCGCCCTTCCGCGCGCGCTTCGAAGCCAAGGGGCGCTTTTCCAGCTACCTGGCCGACATCCCGACCTACGTCATCACCACGCCGCATCCGGCCCTGCACGGCGTGGCCACCATCCTGGCCGAGCACCTGCGCGGGCGCAGCGGCGCCAATACCCTGATGGAGCGCGTCCAGCAGCTGCGCCACAGCCTCAGCCCGGCCGAGCAGCGGGTCGCCAGCCTGGTGCTGGAGCAGCCGCGCCTGGTGCTGAACGAGCCGATCGCCGAGATCGCACGCCTGGCCGACGTCAGCCAGCCGACCGTGATCCGCTTTTGCCGCTCGCTCGGCTTCCAGGGCCTGGCCGACTTCAAGCTCAAGTTCGCGAGCAGCCTGACCGGCTCGATCCCGGTGCGCCACAGCCAGGTGCGCATCAGCGACAGCACCCACGACCTGTCGGCCAAGGTGATCGACAACACGGTGTCGGCGATCCTGCGCTTCCGCGACCAGCTGGACGTGCGCGCGCTCGACCGCGCCATCGAACTGGTGAGCCGGGCGCGCCGCGTCGAGTTCTTCGCGATGGGCAATTCGCGCGCGGTGGCGCTGGACGGGCAGCACAAGTTCTTCCGCTTTCGCATCCCGACCTCGCTGTACGGCGACTCGCACCTGTTCCAGCTCGCCGCCGAGCTGCTGCAGCCGGGCGACGTCGTCATCGCGGTATCGAACTCGGGCAGCATCGCCGAGCTCCTGGGCGCGGTGGACACCGCCCGCGCCGCCGGCGCCGACGTGATCGCCATCAGCAACAGCCAGTCGCCGCTGGCGCGCAAGGCGACCGTATGCCTGGCGGTGGACCATGCCGAGGACAGCACCAGCTTCCTGTCGATGATTTCGCGCATCCTGCAGCTGCTGCTGATCGACATCCTCGCGGTGGGCATTTCGGTGGACGGCCAGCACGGCGAAGCGCAGGGCGACGATCCGCGCAGGCTCCTGATCTCGCACCTGGACAGCTGA
- a CDS encoding alpha-amylase family glycosyl hydrolase yields MTQISTTANPNWWKEAIIYQVYPRSYLDTDGDGVGDLAGITDKLDYIASLGVDIVWLSPFFTSPMKDFGYDIADYCDVDPLFGTLADFDKLIAKAHGLGLKIMIDQVMSHTADTHPWFVESRQSRDNPKSDWYVWADPLPDGCPPNNWMSVFGGSAWQWDTRRKQYYMHNFLVSQPQLNFHNPDVQQAHLDAQRFWLERGVDGVRMDACVFHFHDRQLRSNPPALVRDTSTVTDVNPYGMQAHIYDKTQPENIAFLQRVRAQLDEFGAVSIGEVSSDDALAQMAEYTEGGDKLHMAYSFNLLTPEFTASHIRKQVEDFKERVKDGWASWSVGNHDAIRVVTRWGGAPGQRPGPALAKLVLAMQLSLKGTPCLYQGDELALPEADVPFELLQDPYGITFWPEFKGRDGCRTPIPWTSEAPNAGFTTGKPWLPVAEPHLAASVAQQDQDPDSMLNFQRRFIAWRKTMPQLTRGEIAFFDAPEPVLALRRWVEDGDGMDSVLAAFNLSDREVSFDWPESSAARALGTHGLPGQAAGGKVSLPPYGAWFGSIPAGAGK; encoded by the coding sequence ATGACCCAGATCTCGACGACCGCCAACCCGAACTGGTGGAAAGAAGCCATCATCTACCAGGTCTATCCGCGCAGCTACCTCGACACCGACGGCGATGGCGTGGGCGACCTGGCCGGCATTACCGACAAGCTCGACTACATCGCGAGCCTGGGCGTGGACATCGTCTGGCTGTCGCCCTTCTTCACCTCGCCGATGAAGGACTTCGGCTACGACATCGCCGACTACTGCGACGTCGACCCGCTGTTCGGCACCCTGGCCGACTTCGACAAGCTGATCGCCAAGGCGCACGGCCTGGGCCTGAAGATCATGATCGACCAGGTGATGTCGCATACCGCCGACACCCACCCCTGGTTCGTCGAGAGCCGCCAGAGCCGCGACAATCCGAAGTCCGACTGGTACGTGTGGGCCGATCCGCTGCCGGACGGCTGCCCGCCCAACAACTGGATGTCGGTGTTCGGCGGCTCGGCCTGGCAGTGGGATACCCGCCGCAAGCAGTACTACATGCACAACTTCCTGGTCAGCCAGCCGCAGCTGAACTTCCACAACCCGGACGTGCAGCAGGCTCACCTGGACGCGCAGCGCTTCTGGCTCGAACGCGGGGTGGACGGCGTGCGCATGGACGCCTGCGTGTTCCACTTCCACGACCGCCAGCTGCGCAGCAACCCGCCGGCCCTGGTGCGCGACACCTCGACCGTCACCGACGTGAACCCCTACGGCATGCAGGCCCATATTTACGACAAGACCCAGCCGGAGAACATCGCCTTCCTGCAGCGCGTGCGCGCCCAGCTGGACGAATTCGGCGCGGTCTCGATCGGCGAGGTCAGCTCGGACGACGCGCTGGCCCAGATGGCCGAGTACACCGAAGGCGGCGACAAGCTGCACATGGCCTACAGCTTCAACCTGCTCACCCCGGAATTCACGGCAAGCCACATCCGCAAGCAGGTCGAGGACTTCAAGGAGCGCGTCAAGGACGGCTGGGCCTCCTGGTCGGTCGGCAACCACGACGCCATCCGCGTCGTCACCCGCTGGGGCGGCGCGCCGGGCCAGCGCCCGGGCCCGGCGCTGGCCAAGCTGGTGCTGGCGATGCAGCTCTCGCTCAAGGGCACCCCCTGCCTGTACCAGGGTGACGAGCTGGCCCTGCCGGAAGCGGACGTGCCCTTCGAACTGCTGCAGGACCCGTACGGCATCACCTTCTGGCCCGAATTCAAGGGCCGCGACGGTTGCCGCACCCCGATACCCTGGACGAGCGAGGCGCCGAACGCCGGCTTCACGACCGGCAAGCCCTGGCTGCCGGTGGCCGAACCGCACCTGGCCGCCAGCGTCGCGCAGCAGGACCAGGATCCGGACTCGATGCTGAACTTCCAGCGCCGCTTCATCGCCTGGCGCAAGACGATGCCGCAGCTGACCCGTGGCGAGATCGCCTTCTTCGACGCGCCGGAGCCGGTGCTGGCCCTGCGCCGCTGGGTGGAGGATGGGGACGGCATGGATAGCGTGCTGGCCGCCTTCAACCTGTCGGATCGCGAAGTGAGCTTCGACTGGCCGGAGAGCAGCGCAGCCCGGGCGCTCGGCACGCACGGCCTGCCGGGCCAGGCGGCCGGCGGGAAAGTCAGCCTGCCGCCCTACGGCGCCTGGTTCGGCAGCATCCCAGCGGGCGCGGGCAAATAA